One segment of Tenrec ecaudatus isolate mTenEca1 chromosome 1, mTenEca1.hap1, whole genome shotgun sequence DNA contains the following:
- the COA7 gene encoding cytochrome c oxidase assembly factor 7, with amino-acid sequence MAGLVDFQDEEQVNSFLENMKVECNYQCYREKDPDGCYRLVDYLEGIQKNFDEAAKVLKFNCEENQHSDSCYKLGAYYVTGKGGLTQDLTAASNCFLMACEKPGKKSVEACHNVGLLAHDGQVNEDGQPDLGKARDYYTRACDGNYAASCFNLSTMFLQGAPGFPKDMSLACAYSVRACDLGHVWACANASRMYKLGDGVGKDEAKAEMLKNRAQQLHKEQQKSVTPLTFG; translated from the exons ATGGCCGGCTTGGTGGACTTCCAGGACGAGGAGCAGGTGAACTCCTTCCTGGAGAACATGAAGGTGGAGTGCAACTACCAGTGCTACCGCGAGAAGGACCCAGACG GTTGCTATCGACTGGTGGACTATTTGGAAGGGATCCAGAAGAATTTTGATGAGGCCGCCAAGGTTTTGAAGTTCAATTGTGAGGAGAACCAGCACAGCGACAGCTGCTATAAACTGGGGGCCTATTATGTGACCGGGAAAG GCGGACTGACTCAGGACCTGACAGCTGCCTCTAACTGCTTTCTGATGGCCTGTGAGAAGCCAGGAAAGAAGTCTGTGGAGGCATGTCACAATGTTGGCCTCCTGGCACATGATGGACAGGTCAATGAGGATGGCCAGCCTGACCTGGGGAAGGCCAGGGACTACTACACAAGGGCCTGTGACGGCAACTATGCAGCCAGCTGCTTCAACCTCAGTACCATGTTCCTCCAGGGCGCACCGGGTTTCCCCAAGGACATGAGTCTGGCATGCGCGTACTCAGTGAGAGCGTGTGACCTGGGCCATGTGTGGGCCTGCGCCAATGCCAGCCGCATGTACAAGCTGGGGGACGGTGTGGGTAAGGATGAGGCCAAGGCCGAGATGCTCAAGAACCGCGCCCAGCAGTTGCATAAAGAGCAGCAGAAAAGTGTCACTCCCTTAACGTTTGGGTAG